The Festucalex cinctus isolate MCC-2025b chromosome 6, RoL_Fcin_1.0, whole genome shotgun sequence genomic sequence agtccaagaaatcataattttattcatctagttttagtcaacaaaaactgtcaacattttagtctacttttagtcaggacaatcattttacccttttacaatgtttttgtcagcagaattgtgtgttgacgaaaatattttcatttagttttggttgacgaaattaacacgacTCCATAAGTATGtgtttatattaggggtgtaaaactatatgaatgaatgaggggtaaaaaaaaaagtgtaattatcCACCCTAAACATGAATGTGTCCACTTCTTCTTGGATGTCCTGGTGGCTCATGGGGTTTCCGTCCTCGTCTTTGGTCTTGAGCAGCATGTCCAGGAACGCTCGCCTCTTCCTGGTCTCGGACTCGGATTCGCCCTCCAGCTTGAGACTCTGGGCTCGCTCCCGAATCACCTGACGGAAAATAAGCAGAGTTCATTCTTTTGAGGCtccctgtactgtactgtaaaaaaaacgagtgtgatattgatttgatgtgccactagatggcataatttcatttgtaagacattgatgGCTGTTCAGTCAGTGCATTTTTCGTTTCTTATTAAGAGCTATCAAATCCCGAGCATGAAATAACTTtaactaatttttaaaattgtaaaagacaacttgaccccaatcaccacaatatatgcattattaaatttattaccgctaaaattttgacatggatgtgactgctgcgttgcgactggaattaccCCAGTACAGGCGTTCCAAGTAAGAGacggtcattaactcattcaagcccaaaaatgtgtaaaaaaacttttttttcagtttgtccttccctcccaaaaacgtgttttttgttttgttttgtttttgtttttaaatgcaagagcatacagaaggctttgatgcagctatcaaatgaagaggtggcttaaagcaatggtagttattgctgccagcaggtggcagcagagtatacgagatcaacaagggccatgttgcagcaatctctatttgtcagtgtttttaccaGTAATGTGAATATggacgaaacttagctatattctaatgctaattgctgcaaaatggaaacacacttttttttttttttcctgatgaaaacagagactctaatctgtcttttggtgtgttccatgttttttatagcaattgaacaaaatattctgtggaccttgaaaaatcaatcaaaatccaacaTAACAGCCGGTTtgattcagtgaaaatgtctgggagtgagtGAATTAATtgcgcgtttaaaaaaaaataaatagtgtcaAATCAAAATGGTCTCTTACCTCGTATGTAAAAGAATGCAGCGTTTTGAGCGTGCTGTCGTGCTCGTTGCCCTCACCAAAGTATTTGTACGTAAAGTCGGGCCAAAACCACGgcgccctctgtctgcgactGATGAAGTCACTCATTcttgaaacaaacacaaagtcattgcattattttcttttagtacttaaaataactaaaacagcaGTTTCAGCTTACTTGTAGACACTCTGGACGTACTCTGACTCAGAATTGCTTTGGGCGCGAATATTCCTTCCCATGGCGGTTTCTACATACGAGATATAAAATGACATAATAATTAACTtacactgtcttttttttttttccccctgtccttTATTGCCAGTGCTAGTTTGCTGTCCCGGTGGACTGACCGCAGATGATGTCCAAGGCGCACAGCGTGACGTAGTTGAAGCAGTTGAAGGGACCTCTGCCTGCCTGCGAGGACAGCTTGTTCACCAGGACCTCGGCCTGCTCGTTCATCACCTCCAGGAAGTCCTGCAGGATGGTGAAGTGGAAGGTGGGCGTCAGCATCTTGCGCCGCTGGCGCCACTTTGAGcctgtactgaaaaaaaaaaaaatcagccaaagTTAGTCAATTCGGTCACCAGAAACAGTTTGGCTCATTGAGTAAACATGTTATGTgttgaggttggatcccaaaaaacatacacaaataaggttttatctattcacatcaagaggcgggaaacaaacttgacgagacgagaaacaacgagagttgcacagaggaacagaggtaataatccgacaaaaacacacacttctcagaccggcTTTTATAGAcaacgaatcgatctgattggctgtggctggacatgtgggtaacaggactgacatggtattattatctgattggctgttgaccagataaagagattaaagattcctgacatcacatagcttaagaccagttgaaactagatgctggttacatcagttcaaaacagacacttgagctcacggtcatgactcaaacataacccttgcatgacagtaaacataacccttgcatgacccaaacataacccttgcatgaccctagtcatgacagtaagcaaaacattgcatgaccctagtcatgacagtaagcataacccttgcatgaccctagtcatgacagtaaacataacccttgcatgacccaaacataacccttgcatgaccctagtcatgacagtaagcaaaacattgcatgaccctagtcatgacccaaacataacccttgcatgaccctagtcatgggtcatgacaaaacatacaagaaatctCAACAACCCATATGTGAGTActtgaagtcagccattttgttttgaaacagaCACTTTGGGGTGAATTccgtgaaaaaaaaaggggtctgGAAAGTTAAAGTCTACAAATGACTTTGATGGATTTCTAGCAGCGAATGTGCCCTCAACATATGTGCAATGCTGAATTATGAAATTTTGTTGCCCATGTGGGTCTAAAATGGCTTCCAAATTTGACATTTCCATACCTGGTGAGCAGACCGGTTCCAAGCCAGGGATGGAGGAACTTGTAAATGAGAGATTTGTCTATGTGAACAGGATTGCTCACGATTGGCTGgagaggggcaaaaaaaaagaatgtaaaaaCATAAGTAAACTGCCATCAAGTATATAAAGTGCATCCGGAAAGTActttattttccacattttgtgaCGTTGCTTTACTCAGAAATGGAATATGATCATTTCATTGCTCCAAACGCACAACACGTCCTCGCCCGTCCACAGTACAATTGGGCTCAGGTTTAACCTGTTGCCACTGATCATCCCTGAGATGTTTTCCGTGCTTAATTACAGTCCACACCTTTCTATAAGGCTTCACCCTTCTAAATGTCCCAGCGATAATGACAACACACAAGCCATGCCCTAattaattgcaaaaaaataaaaagaaagagaaaaatgttGATAGGCGGTGGGCGTAGTTTGAGACGATAAGTGCTTGGGGTGAACGCCCATCTTGGAATTGGTgtcttgaaaatgacatcgtagTGCCAAAGCGATAATTTTGCgtacatcacatgaccaaatccagAATACGGGTGAGCTGCGATGGTCGTTACCTGATATTTTTGTCACACCGGATCAATTAATTGGCCATTGTGCTGCTGCCCTCCAGATTGTTCAACTTTACATGGACGCCTGTACAGTATCAGAGGTCTCAGCTCCTTGCAGAGGATAAATATGATATGACTCTCAAAAACCAGGTGACTCTTTTGACTACATCTACATCTTGCCGAGTGCCCTCGAGGGGTCTGAAACACCTCTCGTTGcaacaaaatgtggaaaatgtgaAACTCTGTGAATATTTTCCAGATGCACTGCTTCTCTATAAAGAGTATACTGTACCTCGACGGTTTCGGCATGAAAGGCAATCAAAAACGGCACCATCCCAAGCCAGAGTTTAACAAGAGGCGTATTGCGGAACGTTTCCGCATAACCCTGAAGTTGCTTGAAGAACTCTGCAACACAAGGTAAACATTGTGtatgctaacaaaaaaatgtctttgtttacaagaacaaatattgcaatttttcctaacttggaaaaaaaaagttgactatTTTAAAAGcagatacaacttttttttttcacccctcaAAAATACAACCTTGCTTTGGTAACATTATGACGTTATGTTGGAAAAACgtgactttattcttgtaagatTCCAACTTTTCATCCAGataaaaaatgtctttgttctctcataaaaaaatgaattcacaaaaaaaatgtaatgaatatgttaacatattttcatattattacaacaatattgtttttatattaatttgttaTTGTTACGTTACAATCTCACCTTGGAACTATATGGCTATTCTTCTATGATTTTATCCGCATAtacctttttattttcttgaaaaaCATCTTATTTTCATAACGTGACAATTTTTCCCTCCAAAAGTATGAATGTTGCCAaaaaattatgcttttttttttttttttttttttttttaataattgaacATGAACAAGTTTATGGTTTTGTTTGCGTCCACATGGTAGTTCGGTTTACATTGATAAAGGAGTCCTTGGTATGGATGTTTCTAGTCCATTTTTTGAGGTGCACTCCTCAAATTTGAATCCCAGCAACCcctaaaattattaaattattcttTCCCAAAAAGCCCCAAaaagtttgattaaaaaaataaataaatgtgagagacACTCACCGACCGCGTCGGTCTTCAACTCCAGCGCGTTGCCAACGAACGGGTACGTGCGGCTTACGGCCGGGATGGGCTTCATGATCACCCAGTTTTTGAAATATCCTCTCAGCTGTTTGTACGTGAGCGCCACCAGGACCAGAA encodes the following:
- the cyp4v2a gene encoding cytochrome P450 4V8, with translation MAVVTASGSVPLLGAGLLLVLVALTYKQLRGYFKNWVIMKPIPAVSRTYPFVGNALELKTDAVEFFKQLQGYAETFRNTPLVKLWLGMVPFLIAFHAETVEPIVSNPVHIDKSLIYKFLHPWLGTGLLTSTGSKWRQRRKMLTPTFHFTILQDFLEVMNEQAEVLVNKLSSQAGRGPFNCFNYVTLCALDIICETAMGRNIRAQSNSESEYVQSVYKMSDFISRRQRAPWFWPDFTYKYFGEGNEHDSTLKTLHSFTYEVIRERAQSLKLEGESESETRKRRAFLDMLLKTKDEDGNPMSHQDIQEEVDTFMFRGHDTTAAAMNWALHLLGSHPDVHHKVQRELQEVFGTSERVANMEDLKQLKYLECVIKETLRLYPSVPFFARTLCEDTKINGFTVPSGTNALIITYSLHRDPRYFPEPEEFQPERFLSENTVGRPPYTYIPFSAGLRNCIGQRFAIMEEKVVLSSILRKFNVKTSQTREELSPTAGLILRPESGIWIQLEKRDEVQTTLPI